In the genome of Cryptomeria japonica chromosome 8, Sugi_1.0, whole genome shotgun sequence, one region contains:
- the LOC131046796 gene encoding protein DMR6-LIKE OXYGENASE 2-like, with protein MTSTTHVGFNHLEHNAVEKLMSNGRNHPDVQDKSVFPPGQRPDMSQIMNHGVSETVMKSMMDIAKEFFEMPVEDRVSLYSEDAQQAVLVSTSFNVTKDEFFEWKDYLRHPCHPLEKFINSWSQKPAVYREVAGKYCKEIRVLVLRLLAAISEALGQDSDYLNANFGRKHSQELQINYYPSCPNPDLALGASPHSDSGGLTVLMQGDVSGLQVLKDGKWFAVEPIPNAFVVNVADQIKVVSNGRFKSAKHRAITNTTTARISIPTFYGPSCDSFIAPATSMVDEEHPALYRGYKFEEYMRIFWSKGLMSKSILDRFKIETSP; from the exons atgacatccacaacacatgttgGGTTTAATCATCTTGAACACAATGCTGTGGAGAAACTCATGTCCAATGGACGCAATCATCCTGATGTTCAGGATAAGTCTGTTTTTCCTCCGGGTCAACGTCCCGACATGTCCCAG ATCATGAATCATGGAGTGTCAGAAACTGTGATGAAAAGCATGATGGACATTGCCAAAGAGTTTTTTGAAATGCCTGTAGAAGACAGGGTAAGTCTCTATTCAGAGGACGCACAGCAGGCTGTCTTGGTTTCTACAAGCTTTAATGTCACCAAAGATGAATTCTTTGAGTGGAAGGATTATCTAAGACACCCATGTCATCCGCTGGAGAAATTTATTAATTCATGGTCTCAAAAGCCTGCAGTTTACAG AGAGGTTGCAGGGAAGTATTGCAAGGAGATAAGAGTACTGGTTCTAAGGCTTCTGGCTGCAATTTCTGAAGCTCTTGGACAAGATTCTGATTATTTGAATGCAAACTTTGGAA GAAAGCATAGCCAGGAACTGCAGATAAATTACTATCCTTCATGCCCAAATCCAGATCTTGCCCTTGGCGCATCACCTCATTCAGATTCAGGTGGCCTTACTGTTTTGATGCAAGGAGATGTGAGTGGCCTGCAAGTGCTAAAAGATGGGAAATGGTTTGCAGTAGAACCAATACCCAATGCCTTTGTGGTGAATGTTGCTGATCAAATTAAG GTTGTTAGCAATGGAAGATTCAAAAGCGCCAAGCACAGGGCCATAACCAATACCACCACTGCACGCATATCTATTCCCACATTCTATGGGCCTTCCTGTGATTCCTTCATTGCTCCTGCAACATCTATGGTGGATGAGGAGCATCCGGCTTTATACAGAGGATATAAATTTGAAGAATACATGAGGATATTCTGGAGCAAAGGTTTGATGAGCAAGAGCATTTTGGATCGCTTCAAGATCGAAACCAGTCCATGA